One stretch of Qipengyuania gelatinilytica DNA includes these proteins:
- a CDS encoding SPFH domain-containing protein encodes MDLLGVLVAIIGLVVIFLAMGVRVVKQGYVYTIERLGKFTLAAEPGLHLIIPFIDRVGQKVNMMEQVLDIPGQEIITKDNAMVGVDAVVFFQVLDAGKAAYEVSNLYNAIMALTTTNLRTVMGSMDLDETLSKRDEINARLLAVVDHATSPWGVKITRVEIKDIRPPIDISEAMARQMKAERLKRAEILEAEGDRASEILRAEGSKQSAILEAEGRKEAAFRDAEAREREAEAEAKATQVVNDAIAGSGGQALNYFVAQEYTKAVGKFATSPNAKTILFPVEATQLIGSLGGIGELVKGITDDGPGGGSPPRPSTPTRTAPSPSPAPRPQPRSSTPTVPRSGGTPGAR; translated from the coding sequence ATGGATTTGCTGGGTGTTCTGGTCGCGATAATCGGCCTTGTCGTCATCTTCCTCGCGATGGGCGTGCGCGTGGTCAAGCAGGGCTACGTCTACACGATCGAGCGGCTGGGCAAGTTCACCCTTGCCGCAGAGCCGGGCCTCCACCTCATCATCCCCTTCATCGACCGTGTCGGGCAGAAGGTGAACATGATGGAGCAGGTTCTCGACATTCCGGGCCAGGAAATCATTACCAAGGACAACGCCATGGTCGGCGTGGACGCGGTGGTGTTCTTCCAGGTCCTCGATGCGGGCAAGGCGGCTTACGAAGTCTCCAACCTCTACAATGCGATCATGGCGCTCACTACCACGAACCTTCGTACGGTGATGGGCTCGATGGACCTCGACGAAACGCTTTCCAAGCGTGACGAGATCAACGCCCGCCTGCTGGCGGTGGTCGACCATGCGACGTCGCCTTGGGGCGTGAAGATCACGCGTGTCGAGATCAAGGACATCCGTCCGCCGATCGACATCAGCGAGGCAATGGCCCGGCAAATGAAGGCGGAACGCCTCAAGCGCGCCGAAATCCTCGAGGCGGAGGGCGACCGTGCTTCGGAAATCCTTCGCGCAGAAGGTTCGAAGCAGTCCGCGATCCTCGAAGCCGAAGGCCGCAAGGAGGCCGCCTTCCGTGACGCAGAAGCGCGCGAGCGTGAGGCCGAGGCGGAAGCCAAGGCGACGCAGGTCGTGAACGATGCGATCGCCGGTTCGGGCGGGCAGGCGCTCAACTACTTCGTCGCGCAGGAATATACCAAGGCGGTCGGCAAGTTCGCCACCAGCCCCAATGCCAAGACCATTCTCTTCCCGGTCGAGGCGACGCAGCTCATCGGCTCGCTCGGCGGGATCGGCGAACTGGTCAAGGGAATCACCGACGACGGCCCCGGTGGCGGATCGCCGCCGCGCCCCTCCACCCCGACACGCACGGCACCTTCGCCTTCGCCGGCTCCGCGCCCGCAGCCGCGCAGCTCCACGCCCACCGTGCCGCGTAGCGGTGGAACGCCGGGAGCACGCTGA
- a CDS encoding DUF2306 domain-containing protein has product MTASALPAFLIRRSGPMDLTPMMRAMVIGAGGLMTAICVIAITRGLLGMTPDLPHLRNIAVAFHVSTVIPCVPLGAYLLLARKGTPMHKQLGKLWVVLMVITATSTIFIHDGMRLTWIHIFVPITYRAAWLIVSSARKGDIATHRKEIVGLFFGALMIPGIAAIVLPGRLMNVMLFW; this is encoded by the coding sequence ATGACCGCTAGCGCCCTTCCCGCCTTCCTGATCCGCCGATCCGGACCGATGGACCTGACCCCGATGATGCGCGCCATGGTTATCGGTGCGGGCGGCTTGATGACTGCAATTTGCGTGATTGCGATCACCCGCGGGCTTCTCGGCATGACGCCGGACCTTCCGCACCTCAGGAATATCGCGGTGGCCTTCCACGTCAGCACCGTGATCCCCTGTGTCCCTCTTGGCGCATATCTCCTGCTCGCCAGGAAGGGCACACCGATGCACAAACAGCTCGGCAAGCTGTGGGTCGTCCTGATGGTGATCACGGCGACCTCCACCATTTTCATCCATGATGGAATGCGGCTCACCTGGATCCACATCTTCGTGCCGATCACCTACCGCGCCGCCTGGCTCATCGTGTCGAGCGCCCGCAAGGGCGACATCGCCACTCACCGAAAGGAGATTGTCGGTCTCTTCTTCGGAGCGCTGATGATCCCGGGCATCGCGGCCATTGTCTTGCCGGGACGCCTGATGAACGTGATGCTGTTCTGGTAA
- a CDS encoding LytTR family DNA-binding domain-containing protein: MGQGEQSEKRQKLRKLLIDLACMGVIGVVLALIGPFGSFQDPLALRLIVWVGFAYLGYFLYAPIDGVAQRLAPALDLPVWAVRFVGVMVASLPMSVAVWILPRLPDRLRWPDAETALTQYFYVAVVGGMITLLFTLAQRGSVSEPTKDQPLPEDGSTAKESAPRFIDRLPPQLGTDLLALEMEDHYVRAHTRLGSELVLMRLGDAMAELEGVDGRQVHRSWWVARDAVEEVRREGRNLRLVLARGIEAPVSRNRASELKAAGWL; encoded by the coding sequence ATGGGACAGGGTGAGCAATCCGAGAAACGGCAAAAGCTGCGCAAGCTGCTGATCGATCTTGCCTGCATGGGCGTGATCGGCGTCGTGCTTGCGCTGATCGGCCCCTTCGGAAGCTTCCAGGACCCGCTTGCGCTCAGGCTGATCGTCTGGGTCGGTTTCGCCTATCTCGGATACTTCCTCTATGCGCCGATCGACGGTGTGGCGCAGCGGCTCGCACCTGCGCTGGACCTGCCTGTCTGGGCAGTGCGGTTCGTGGGCGTCATGGTCGCATCGCTGCCGATGTCGGTTGCGGTGTGGATCTTGCCGCGACTGCCGGACAGGCTGCGCTGGCCCGATGCGGAAACGGCGCTCACCCAGTATTTCTATGTCGCCGTTGTCGGGGGTATGATCACGCTGCTGTTCACTCTCGCCCAGCGTGGATCCGTGAGCGAGCCGACGAAGGACCAGCCCCTGCCTGAGGATGGGAGCACCGCCAAGGAAAGTGCTCCGCGCTTCATCGACCGATTGCCGCCCCAGCTTGGCACGGACCTGCTCGCGCTGGAGATGGAGGATCACTATGTCCGCGCACATACGCGGCTCGGCAGCGAACTCGTGCTGATGCGCCTCGGCGACGCGATGGCCGAACTGGAAGGGGTGGACGGGCGTCAGGTGCATCGCAGCTGGTGGGTCGCCCGCGATGCGGTGGAAGAGGTCAGGCGCGAGGGGCGCAACCTGCGACTGGTTCTCGCTCGCGGGATCGAAGCGCCCGTCTCTCGCAACCGCGCAAGCGAACTCAAGGCGGCAGGCTGGCTATAG
- a CDS encoding dienelactone hydrolase family protein yields the protein MCDQNHLERWAKKELDRRTFGAAGLAGMAAACAPVDQAVSASGEASAVTMRKVSFATGEGTLDGEFYTSGTTPRPGVIFWPDIAGIRPAKRQMATRLAEEGYAVLLANPYYRDVAGQQFEDFASFAASGGFQTVRPWRGKFTAETKRLDNAAAARWLMQQDEVARDRGIGVQGYCMTGGHALYGPWSEDVISAGASFHGGGLVTGSETSPHRTLQEDGHYLIAISQDDDAEAPTHAGILREAGQDTAGAEVEVYAADHGFCVLDSPSYDKAEAERAWARLLALYSEAL from the coding sequence ATGTGCGATCAAAACCATCTGGAACGTTGGGCGAAAAAGGAACTCGATCGCAGGACCTTCGGTGCCGCCGGACTTGCCGGAATGGCAGCAGCATGTGCGCCGGTCGACCAGGCCGTGTCCGCTTCGGGAGAAGCCAGTGCCGTCACGATGCGCAAGGTTTCTTTCGCAACCGGCGAGGGCACGCTGGACGGTGAGTTCTACACCTCCGGCACCACACCGCGCCCCGGCGTCATCTTCTGGCCGGACATCGCAGGCATCAGGCCGGCGAAACGGCAAATGGCCACCCGTCTGGCCGAAGAAGGCTATGCCGTCCTCCTCGCCAACCCCTACTACCGCGACGTAGCGGGCCAGCAGTTCGAGGATTTCGCGAGTTTCGCGGCAAGCGGCGGCTTCCAGACGGTGCGCCCGTGGCGCGGCAAGTTCACTGCGGAGACCAAGCGTCTCGACAACGCGGCCGCAGCCCGATGGCTGATGCAGCAGGACGAGGTTGCGAGGGATCGTGGGATCGGTGTGCAGGGATACTGCATGACCGGCGGCCATGCTCTTTACGGCCCGTGGTCGGAAGACGTGATCAGCGCCGGTGCCAGCTTCCACGGAGGCGGCCTCGTGACCGGCAGCGAAACCAGCCCGCACCGCACCTTGCAGGAAGACGGCCATTACCTCATCGCGATCAGCCAGGACGACGATGCCGAAGCTCCTACCCACGCGGGCATCCTGCGCGAGGCGGGGCAGGATACTGCCGGTGCGGAAGTCGAGGTCTATGCCGCAGACCACGGTTTCTGCGTTCTCGACAGTCCCAGCTATGACAAGGCCGAGGCCGAGCGGGCATGGGCGCGCCTGCTGGCGCTCTATTCAGAGGCTCTCTAG
- a CDS encoding NAD(P)H-dependent flavin oxidoreductase, translated as MTTYPKTNRLMQRGAEFLGSEYAILCGAMSWVSERNLVSAISNAGGFGVIACGAMTPELLETEIAETQKLTDKPFGVNLITMHPQLFDLIEVCDKAGVSHVVLAGGIPPKGSVEAIKGGDNPAKVICFAPTLALAKKLLRSGADALVIEGMEAGGHIGPVSTSVLAQEMLPELSEDHIIFVAGGIGRGNAMAGYLEMGAAGVQLGTRFACATESIAHENFKKALFRANARDAIASVQVDPRLPVIPVRALKNKGTEEFTRKQIEVAGTLDREEIAMEEAQLQIEHYWAGALRRAVIDGDVENGSLMAGQSVGMLKEEEPVAVIIEKLMAQSEEALTRR; from the coding sequence ATGACTACCTATCCCAAGACCAACCGCCTGATGCAGCGCGGTGCAGAGTTCCTCGGCTCCGAATATGCGATCCTGTGCGGCGCGATGAGCTGGGTCTCCGAGCGCAATCTGGTATCGGCGATTTCCAATGCCGGTGGCTTTGGCGTGATCGCCTGCGGCGCGATGACGCCCGAACTGCTCGAGACCGAGATCGCGGAAACGCAGAAGCTCACCGACAAGCCCTTCGGCGTGAACCTCATCACCATGCACCCGCAGCTCTTCGACCTCATCGAAGTGTGCGACAAGGCGGGCGTGAGCCATGTCGTGCTCGCGGGCGGCATTCCGCCCAAGGGCAGTGTCGAGGCGATCAAGGGCGGCGACAATCCCGCCAAGGTCATCTGCTTCGCGCCGACGCTGGCGCTCGCCAAGAAGCTGCTGCGTTCGGGCGCCGATGCGCTGGTAATCGAGGGCATGGAAGCAGGCGGCCATATCGGCCCCGTCTCGACCAGCGTGCTCGCGCAGGAAATGCTGCCAGAACTTTCGGAAGACCACATCATCTTCGTTGCCGGCGGGATCGGCCGCGGCAATGCCATGGCCGGCTATCTCGAAATGGGCGCAGCGGGCGTCCAGCTCGGCACGCGCTTCGCCTGCGCGACCGAAAGCATCGCGCATGAGAACTTCAAGAAAGCCCTCTTCCGCGCCAATGCCCGCGATGCAATTGCCAGCGTCCAGGTCGACCCGCGCCTGCCGGTCATCCCGGTGCGCGCGCTCAAGAACAAGGGCACCGAGGAGTTCACCCGCAAGCAGATCGAAGTGGCCGGCACGCTCGACCGCGAAGAAATCGCGATGGAAGAAGCCCAGCTCCAGATCGAGCATTATTGGGCAGGTGCGCTGCGCCGCGCGGTTATCGACGGCGATGTCGAGAACGGCAGCCTGATGGCGGGCCAGTCGGTCGGCATGCTCAAGGAAGAAGAGCCGGTGGCGGTCATCATCGAAAAGCTCATGGCCCAGAGCGAGGAAGCGCTGACGCGCCGATAA
- a CDS encoding PQQ-dependent dehydrogenase, methanol/ethanol family, which translates to MKLRGLATMGALLLAACGSNSDAPEGGIDAMRLINADQDSANWISHGRTYSEQRYSPLDQVNRETVSELGLAWFADMDTARGQEATPLVMDGKLYVTSAWSKVFAFDAATGKPLWSYDPQVPGETGVKACCDVVNRGLAAWGDHLFLGTLDGRLVALDRDTGQVAWEKVTVDQAKSYTITGAPRVIDGKVLIGNGGAEFGVRGYIAAYDAEDGEELWRFYTVPGDEGDDAPEYLKTAAETWSGDALTGEDSIGGGGTVWDSMAYDPELDLLYFGVGNGSPWNRAYRSPGKDGTGEGDNLYLSSIVAIRPDTGEYVWHYQTTPGETWDYTATQHIILADMEIDGRTRQVLMQAPKNGYFYVLDRATGEFISAEPYIPQNWSTGMSEDGRPIMNPETRIDITGKPALVMPGPLGGHNWHPMAYHPGENLVYIPAFEAAMLYAPEANWKPDRARGFNVGYDLGAGDLPPDLGIRRQVQGTIKGKLLAWDPVAQKVRWEVEHPGPWNGGLLATAGGLVFQGNSGSEFAAYNSATGDKLWSFAAQTGVVAPPMTYTVDGEQYVAVLAGWGGAFALSVDGELIDQMKPVRNISRLLVFKLGGDVQLPPEPDFALAPLDPPLSKASAETIELGRSNYARYCAVCHAPAAVGSTELPDLRRSGALENRTAWLQIVHGGALQDNGMASFAGSLSEDEIEAIRQYVIKRANEDKAMEAERAKTRVAKR; encoded by the coding sequence ATGAAACTTCGGGGCCTTGCCACGATGGGTGCGCTGCTTCTGGCAGCTTGCGGCAGCAATAGCGATGCGCCGGAAGGCGGCATCGACGCCATGCGACTGATCAATGCCGACCAGGACAGCGCCAACTGGATCAGCCACGGTCGCACCTATTCCGAGCAGCGTTACTCCCCGCTCGACCAGGTCAACCGCGAGACCGTGTCCGAACTCGGCCTCGCATGGTTCGCCGATATGGATACCGCGCGCGGACAGGAAGCGACACCGCTGGTGATGGACGGCAAGCTCTATGTCACAAGCGCATGGAGCAAGGTCTTCGCCTTCGATGCCGCCACCGGCAAGCCGTTGTGGAGCTACGATCCGCAGGTTCCCGGCGAAACTGGCGTGAAAGCCTGCTGCGATGTCGTGAACCGCGGCCTTGCGGCCTGGGGAGACCACCTGTTCCTCGGCACGCTCGACGGCAGGCTGGTCGCGCTCGATCGCGACACCGGCCAAGTGGCCTGGGAAAAGGTCACGGTCGACCAGGCGAAGAGCTACACCATCACCGGCGCACCGCGCGTGATCGACGGCAAGGTCCTGATCGGCAATGGCGGGGCCGAGTTTGGCGTACGCGGCTATATTGCCGCCTATGACGCCGAGGACGGCGAAGAGCTGTGGCGCTTCTACACCGTGCCGGGCGACGAAGGCGATGACGCTCCCGAATATCTCAAGACGGCTGCCGAGACCTGGAGCGGCGATGCGCTGACCGGAGAGGATTCGATCGGCGGCGGTGGCACAGTCTGGGATTCGATGGCCTACGATCCCGAACTCGACCTGCTCTACTTCGGGGTCGGCAACGGCAGCCCGTGGAACCGCGCCTATCGCAGCCCAGGCAAAGACGGCACCGGTGAAGGCGACAACCTCTATCTCTCCAGCATCGTCGCGATCCGCCCCGATACGGGAGAATACGTCTGGCATTACCAGACCACGCCCGGCGAGACATGGGACTATACCGCCACGCAGCACATCATCCTGGCCGACATGGAAATCGACGGCCGGACACGGCAGGTGCTGATGCAGGCGCCCAAGAACGGCTATTTCTATGTCCTCGACCGTGCGACGGGCGAGTTCATTTCGGCCGAGCCATACATCCCGCAGAACTGGTCGACCGGCATGAGCGAGGACGGTCGCCCGATCATGAACCCGGAAACGCGGATCGATATCACCGGCAAGCCCGCGCTCGTCATGCCCGGCCCGCTGGGCGGCCATAACTGGCACCCGATGGCCTATCATCCGGGCGAAAACCTCGTGTACATCCCGGCCTTCGAAGCGGCGATGCTTTATGCGCCCGAGGCGAACTGGAAACCCGACCGCGCGCGGGGGTTCAATGTCGGATACGATCTGGGCGCTGGCGACCTGCCGCCAGATCTCGGCATCCGCCGGCAGGTCCAGGGTACCATCAAGGGCAAGCTGCTCGCCTGGGACCCGGTCGCGCAGAAGGTGCGCTGGGAAGTCGAACATCCCGGACCGTGGAACGGCGGCCTGCTGGCCACTGCAGGCGGGCTCGTTTTCCAGGGCAATTCGGGTAGCGAGTTCGCGGCTTACAATTCGGCCACCGGCGACAAGCTATGGAGTTTCGCGGCACAGACCGGCGTAGTCGCTCCGCCGATGACCTACACGGTCGATGGCGAGCAATATGTTGCCGTGCTCGCCGGCTGGGGCGGCGCCTTCGCGCTTTCGGTAGATGGCGAACTTATCGACCAGATGAAGCCGGTGCGTAACATCAGCCGACTTCTCGTGTTCAAGCTGGGCGGCGACGTGCAGCTTCCCCCAGAACCCGATTTCGCCCTTGCTCCGCTCGATCCGCCGCTCTCCAAGGCAAGCGCGGAAACGATCGAGCTCGGCCGTAGCAATTACGCCCGCTATTGCGCCGTCTGCCACGCACCCGCGGCAGTCGGATCGACCGAACTGCCCGACCTGCGGCGCTCGGGCGCGCTGGAGAACCGCACCGCATGGCTGCAGATCGTTCATGGCGGCGCGTTGCAGGACAACGGCATGGCAAGCTTTGCCGGTTCGCTTTCCGAAGACGAGATCGAGGCCATCCGGCAATACGTCATCAAGCGCGCCAACGAGGACAAGGCAATGGAGGCCGAACGCGCCAAGACGCGGGTAGCGAAACGCTGA
- the purT gene encoding formate-dependent phosphoribosylglycinamide formyltransferase, whose protein sequence is MSHTAKILLLGSGELGREFVISAKRLGAYVVACDAYDDAPAMQVADEREVFSMLDGEKLRAAAEKHGPDYIVPEIEAIRTAVLAELEEEGFTVVPSARAAQLTMNRDAIRDLAANDLGLVTSRYRYAKNLDEVKAAAEHTGFPCVIKPVMSSSGKGQSTVREEDKLEEAWDYACANMRGDRQRVIVEQFVDFDYEITLLTVRHKTGVTFCPPIGHRQERGDYQESWQPTPMSDAATAKAQEMARKVVDDLGGYGLFGVEFFVKGEEVIFSELSPRPHDTGMVTLVSQNLTEFDLHARAVMGLPVPAQLRARPSASAVILADRDNSDLSYAGLAEALEEDGTDLRIFAKPTSRPFRRMGVTLATAGETDEARRKARDAAHKVRIVYGD, encoded by the coding sequence GTGAGCCACACCGCGAAGATCCTCCTTCTCGGCTCGGGCGAACTGGGCCGCGAGTTTGTGATCTCTGCCAAGCGCCTCGGCGCCTATGTCGTGGCCTGCGATGCCTATGACGATGCGCCCGCCATGCAGGTGGCGGATGAGCGCGAGGTCTTCTCCATGCTCGATGGCGAGAAATTGCGCGCAGCGGCGGAGAAGCATGGCCCCGACTATATCGTGCCCGAGATCGAGGCGATCCGCACCGCCGTGCTCGCCGAACTTGAGGAGGAAGGCTTCACCGTCGTGCCCTCGGCCCGCGCTGCGCAGCTCACCATGAACCGCGATGCCATCCGCGATCTTGCGGCGAACGATCTGGGTCTCGTCACCTCGCGTTATCGCTATGCGAAGAACCTCGACGAGGTGAAGGCGGCTGCCGAGCACACCGGATTTCCCTGCGTCATCAAGCCGGTCATGTCGTCCAGCGGCAAGGGCCAGAGCACGGTGCGCGAAGAGGACAAGCTCGAAGAGGCGTGGGACTATGCCTGCGCCAATATGCGCGGCGACCGTCAGCGCGTCATCGTCGAGCAATTCGTCGATTTCGATTACGAGATCACCTTGCTGACCGTTCGCCACAAGACGGGCGTGACCTTCTGCCCGCCGATCGGCCACCGGCAGGAGCGTGGCGATTACCAGGAAAGCTGGCAGCCCACGCCGATGTCCGATGCGGCCACTGCCAAGGCGCAGGAAATGGCGAGGAAAGTGGTCGACGATCTGGGCGGCTACGGCCTCTTCGGGGTGGAGTTCTTCGTGAAGGGCGAAGAGGTCATCTTCTCCGAACTCAGCCCCCGGCCGCATGACACGGGCATGGTCACGCTGGTCAGCCAGAACCTGACCGAATTCGATCTCCATGCCCGCGCGGTCATGGGGCTGCCCGTGCCAGCGCAGTTGCGCGCCCGTCCCTCGGCCAGCGCAGTGATCCTTGCCGATCGCGACAACTCGGACCTGTCCTATGCAGGCCTTGCCGAAGCGCTGGAGGAAGACGGGACCGACCTGCGCATTTTCGCCAAGCCCACCAGTCGCCCCTTCCGCCGCATGGGTGTGACGCTGGCGACGGCGGGCGAAACCGACGAGGCCCGCCGCAAGGCCCGCGATGCCGCCCACAAGGTGCGCATCGTCTACGGCGACTGA
- the ubiG gene encoding bifunctional 2-polyprenyl-6-hydroxyphenol methylase/3-demethylubiquinol 3-O-methyltransferase UbiG yields MSDATTTNPSNTSAGQTIRPDEAAHFGKLAKDWWDPKGSSAMLHKLNPVRLEFLREAIDMHWAGDIRDAKPLAGKSALDVGCGAGLLCEPLARLGAEVTGIDAAPENTAAAALHAERSGLDIRYMAGELASHDIGTFDLVTAMEVIEHVADKQAFASQLAARLADGGLMVLSTPNRTVRSRTLMIGAAEGFGLIPRGTHHWDDFVTPEELSDILAEAGLTMGEPRGIAFSPMKGLHLSGDLSLNYIVTARAR; encoded by the coding sequence ATGAGCGATGCAACCACGACCAATCCAAGCAATACTTCAGCGGGCCAAACGATCCGCCCCGATGAGGCGGCGCATTTCGGCAAGCTGGCGAAGGACTGGTGGGACCCGAAGGGTTCTTCCGCCATGCTCCACAAGCTCAATCCGGTCCGGCTCGAATTCCTGCGCGAGGCGATCGATATGCACTGGGCGGGCGATATCCGCGATGCCAAGCCGCTCGCGGGCAAGAGCGCGCTCGACGTCGGTTGCGGCGCGGGCCTGCTGTGCGAACCGCTGGCGCGTCTCGGCGCCGAAGTCACCGGCATCGACGCAGCGCCCGAGAACACGGCGGCCGCCGCTCTCCATGCCGAGAGGAGCGGGCTCGACATCCGCTACATGGCAGGCGAGCTGGCAAGCCACGATATCGGCACGTTCGATCTCGTCACCGCGATGGAAGTGATCGAGCATGTCGCCGACAAGCAGGCCTTCGCTTCCCAGCTGGCAGCCCGGCTGGCCGACGGCGGGCTGATGGTCCTCTCAACCCCCAACCGCACCGTGCGTTCGCGCACGCTGATGATCGGCGCTGCGGAGGGCTTCGGTCTCATCCCTAGGGGCACGCATCACTGGGACGATTTCGTCACGCCCGAAGAACTGTCCGATATCCTTGCCGAAGCTGGCCTGACGATGGGCGAACCGCGCGGCATCGCCTTTTCGCCGATGAAGGGTCTCCACCTCTCGGGCGACCTCTCGCTCAATTACATCGTCACTGCGCGAGCGCGCTGA
- a CDS encoding aspartate kinase: protein MARIVMKFGGTSMAGTERIRRVANIVRKQAAGGNEVAVVVSAMAGETDRLVNFCREANALYDPAEYDVVVASGEQVTSGLLALTLQSLGCKARSWLGWQLPVRTIEAHAKARVDTIDGDALAKSMAAGEIAVIPGFQGVSDDGRITTMGRGGSDTSAVAVAAAVKADRCDIYTDVDGVYTTDPRIVAKARKLKAVTYEEMLELASVGAKVLQTRSVGLAMKEGVRVQVLSSFVGDDAVPADELPGTMIVSEEEMDELVEKGEVERQHVTGIAHDKNEAKIILTRVPDKPGAVAHIFEPLAAASINVDMIIQNVGRDKGETDVTFTVPQADLARAQALLEDKREDIGFNRIITDSQIAKISVVGVGMKSHAGVAATMFKALADRGINIQAITTSEIKVSVMIDEDETELAVRVLHTAYGLDAADEAA from the coding sequence TTGGCACGTATCGTGATGAAATTCGGCGGCACCTCGATGGCGGGGACCGAACGCATTCGCCGCGTCGCCAATATCGTGCGCAAGCAGGCTGCGGGCGGCAATGAGGTCGCGGTCGTCGTCAGCGCCATGGCGGGCGAGACCGACCGGCTGGTGAACTTCTGCCGCGAAGCCAATGCGCTTTACGACCCGGCGGAATATGACGTCGTCGTCGCCAGTGGCGAACAGGTGACCTCGGGCCTCCTGGCACTCACTCTGCAATCGCTCGGCTGCAAGGCGCGAAGCTGGCTCGGCTGGCAATTGCCCGTCCGCACGATCGAGGCCCATGCCAAGGCCCGCGTCGACACCATCGACGGCGATGCGCTGGCGAAATCCATGGCTGCCGGAGAGATCGCGGTCATCCCCGGCTTCCAGGGCGTGTCGGACGACGGCCGTATCACCACCATGGGCCGTGGCGGCTCGGATACGTCGGCAGTGGCGGTGGCGGCTGCGGTCAAGGCCGACCGCTGCGACATCTATACCGACGTCGACGGCGTCTACACGACCGACCCGCGCATCGTCGCCAAGGCGCGCAAGCTGAAGGCGGTGACCTACGAGGAAATGCTCGAACTGGCGAGTGTGGGCGCGAAGGTGCTGCAGACCCGCAGCGTGGGTCTTGCAATGAAAGAGGGCGTGCGCGTGCAGGTCCTCTCCAGCTTCGTGGGCGACGATGCCGTCCCCGCGGACGAGCTTCCGGGCACGATGATCGTGTCGGAAGAAGAAATGGACGAATTGGTGGAGAAGGGCGAAGTGGAACGCCAGCACGTAACCGGCATCGCGCATGACAAGAACGAAGCCAAGATCATCCTCACCCGCGTGCCCGACAAGCCCGGCGCGGTGGCGCACATCTTCGAGCCGCTTGCCGCCGCCAGCATCAATGTCGACATGATCATCCAGAACGTCGGCCGCGACAAGGGCGAGACCGACGTGACCTTCACGGTCCCGCAAGCCGACCTCGCGCGCGCGCAGGCGCTGCTCGAAGACAAGCGCGAGGACATCGGCTTCAACCGCATCATTACCGACAGCCAGATCGCCAAGATCAGCGTCGTCGGCGTCGGCATGAAGAGCCACGCGGGCGTCGCGGCGACCATGTTCAAGGCGCTTGCCGACCGCGGAATCAACATTCAGGCGATCACCACCTCCGAAATCAAGGTCAGTGTGATGATCGACGAGGACGAGACCGAACTGGCGGTACGCGTTCTGCACACCGCCTACGGCCTCGACGCGGCGGACGAGGCTGCGTGA
- the purU gene encoding formyltetrahydrofolate deformylase, which translates to MSEPLVLTLSCADRPGITARVSSFLFERGGNILEAQQFNDRTSDAFFMRVEFDPGEVSREAIRSDFVALAEEYGMDWKLALRDRPRRVLIMVSKFDHCLADLLYRWRIGEMPMEPVAILSNHPREAIEHTHLGDIPFHHLPITRETKSEQEAQVRELAERYDAELVVLARYMQILSDEQAAHFAGRCINIHHSFLPGFKGAKPYHQAYERGVKMIGASAHYVTTDLDEGPIIHQAAEPISHADTPDELVRKGREIESRVLAEAVRLHLEERVLLNGQRTVVFRS; encoded by the coding sequence ATGTCCGAACCCCTCGTCCTTACCCTGTCCTGCGCCGATCGTCCGGGCATCACCGCCCGCGTTTCCTCGTTCCTGTTTGAGCGCGGAGGCAACATCCTCGAAGCACAGCAATTCAACGACCGCACCTCGGACGCCTTCTTCATGCGGGTGGAGTTCGATCCGGGAGAGGTTTCGCGTGAGGCCATCCGGTCCGATTTCGTGGCGCTGGCCGAGGAATACGGCATGGACTGGAAGCTGGCCCTGCGCGACCGGCCGCGCCGCGTGCTGATCATGGTCAGCAAGTTCGATCACTGCCTCGCCGATCTCCTTTACCGATGGCGGATCGGCGAAATGCCGATGGAACCGGTCGCGATCCTGTCCAACCACCCGCGCGAGGCGATCGAGCATACCCATCTGGGCGATATTCCCTTCCACCACCTGCCGATCACGCGCGAGACCAAGTCGGAGCAGGAAGCACAGGTCCGCGAACTGGCCGAGCGATACGACGCGGAGCTGGTGGTGCTGGCGCGTTACATGCAGATCCTGTCGGACGAGCAGGCGGCGCATTTCGCCGGGCGCTGCATCAACATCCACCACTCGTTCCTGCCCGGCTTCAAGGGCGCCAAGCCCTATCACCAGGCCTACGAGCGCGGTGTCAAAATGATCGGGGCGAGCGCGCATTACGTCACCACCGATCTCGACGAAGGCCCGATCATCCACCAGGCGGCAGAACCGATCAGCCATGCCGACACGCCGGACGAACTGGTGCGCAAGGGCCGCGAGATCGAGAGCCGCGTGCTGGCCGAAGCCGTGCGCCTTCACCTCGAAGAGCGGGTACTCCTCAACGGCCAGCGCACGGTGGTCTTCAGGAGCTGA